From the genome of Pseudomonadota bacterium:
ATGTCAAGCAAGAAATGGCGCAAGATTGCTTAGCAATTTAACGAACCTGCAGGCAAGCGAACTCTAAGCCCCCACCTCACTCCATTTATCTGCGAGACACCAATATACGCCAACTGCGCCTGACAAAAAACTACTCAGAAAAGCTTCAAAACCACTCCGCAAATCAACCAGTTACAACGAGACCCACTTTGATCTCGCAGTTTTCACGAAACCGACAATCCTGTTGCCAACAGGACCCTGTTACGTTTCCCAACCTGCTGAACCTGCTGAACCTGCAAAGCAAAGCGCTTATCCCACTCAAGTGGAGTGCTGAAACGAGTGGTCCAGAAACATTGCTCGCAGCGCGGAGTCCATGCCTCTTGCAGGTACTTTCCTGCCACGGGGCTTAATCCGATCTTTTTTCAGTTCCGCACGCTTCAAATTATTGATTCCTGTTGACCTGAAGCAAATGATCTTTTACGATGCCTGGGATTAACACTCTTAACAACCAGCAATAACAGTGGATAATAATGAAACTCAAACCAGACAAGAAAAAAAAAGAAGCCGCCCTGGCAGCAATAAAATCCGAAGAGGCGATGATCGAAGGTATCATTGAAGGCAGTCCGGATGCAGTGGGTGTTGCGGTAGTCAGGCTACAATGCGGCTGCAGGAAGATGGCGGCGGTGGCTGCAAACGGCGAACCGGCTAGTAAGGTCATTATTTACCGGGATTCGGCACAAAGCATATGCGATAAGTGCAAAGAAGACGATGGCGCTTATACAAGGGTCAAAGAGGCATTCATCCACTGGGTGGAACCCGCCCCGGGAGAGCATAACAAAAAAATGATCGAGATAAAGGCGCTGGGAACAAAACCTAATTAGCTTTCATCCGGAAAAGCCCCTTTAATTAAGGGGCATCCGGGTCAATGACATTCCGACCGATATTTCTTTTCCTTAGATATTTTCATGAACGCAAAACGGGTAATCGGATAACCGATCATTGGCAGGAGCAAGATCCCGGCCAGAGCGACAATGGGTTTATCAAGCCCCAGGGCTGGTGCGGCAAGCGCCCCCAAAAAAATTCCCAATATCGGGAAAATACCTGTATATCTCGCAATTCGCTCCCGCATTTTCATCTCACGGAAATTAGTATACATCGTGCGGCATTCAGGGCAAAACGGCTTGGCGCTGGAACTTTCATGGCCGCAGCTGGAGCATCTGTATTTCTTCATTTTACCTTCCTCAGAATGATTCGAAACGAACGTCCACTCAATCAAATATCCAGGATTCCATGATTTCCACATTCCTGCCCGGGTCAAAATGAGTGATGTCTCACTTATGTTGAAATACTAAGGAGTTACAATACCTAGATTATACCTCATACCCTCTTGAAAAACAACCCTGAACTTATTTTTTTCATACCACAATGTGGTACTTCCTGGCGAGCCGCACCATGCAACGGGAAACACCTCGGGTATCAACCGTTTTTCATGATTCAGTTAAATGTTAACGGGGAAAAAGGGACCAGGGCGGGAACAATTATTTGAGGGGCAACAGAAGGCCGTTTGCCGGATACCTCACGAGACAGGCAGATTGAATATACAGATAAGCCTGAACTTCAAGGCTCAAAGATGCTCACCATACTTGGGGTACGGAGCAAACCCGGAAATTTCACAAGCATAGAAGCCTTACATTGAAGGCTATTCGGATGTATCGTCTTGCCGGAAGGAGGAACAATCGTCTCAAAAAATCTATTCATCCTCCTTGTGCAAACCTTATCCGGGAAAATACATGAAAAACAATAAGTTAACACAACAAAATAGTTAAGCTGGTTCTTCTTCAAGACTGCTCACAACTCGGGCCAGGAGCCTGTCGGATAATTTTAGAAATTTTTCTTTAGCCGTTTACACTGCCTTGCTTTTTCAACAAGACCTGCTGCCCATTGTGGTGTAGCAACAGCATGAATATGGGTGTAGAGAGCCAGGACATTTTTAAAAACAAGTCCCTCCCGGCCGCCGGCCAGCCCCACACCTCTTGCCACCCGGAAGACCAGATCCTCGGGATTTCCATCCCATCTGGTGACCCTGCTATAACGGAATTCATGGCCGCTGATCTCCGTGGAGACTGCATAAAAGGGATTGACCTGGGTTGCCTTCAGGACAGTATATCCATGGGCCTGAGGCTTATCTTCAATCTTGAAATCCACCGGGAAGATACCGACCAGCGGATGGGTTTCACCTTCATACTCCAAGTGCTCGCCAAGATAGATCAGGCCGCCGCATTCAGCATAAATCGGCAACCCAGCACGGGCTTTATTCTTTACCGACTCCCTGAATGAAATATTTGCGGAAAGTTCGCGGACACTGGTTTCAGGAAAACCCCCGCCAATATAGAGGGCATCAATTTCAGGAAGCTCTCTTTCGTGTAACGCGTTGATTTCAACCAGCTGGGCGCCCTGCGCTTCCAGCGCTTCGAAATTTTCCTGATAATAAAACTGAAATGCCTCGTCCCGGATAATGCCGATACGCACATCCTTTTTTCCATCCCTCGGCGGCTTGATGGCTTCCGGTGTCGGCAGATATTTTTCCGGAATCGTGAAATCAGCCATCATTTGCTTGATTCCATCAAGATCAAGGGACTCTTCGGCGCGCCTGGCAAGCGTGGCAACGGCATCCGGCGCATCCCGGTGTTCCGGCC
Proteins encoded in this window:
- a CDS encoding cobyrinate a,c-diamide synthase, which translates into the protein MDQAIKSTSKGIIVAGLGGGSGKSVVAVGLVAALTKEGHRVVAFKKGPDYIDSGWLSLAAGRPCYNLDPYLMSREVLEESFFRHSASADLVIMEGNRGLFDGVDVKGSFSTAELAITLELPVLLVVDCTKTTRTIAALVLGCREFDRRVNICGVVLNRVGTSRHEAIVRESVEKYTGIPVLGAIHRSRHDVFPQRHLGVTPGPEHRDAPDAVATLARRAEESLDLDGIKQMMADFTIPEKYLPTPEAIKPPRDGKKDVRIGIIRDEAFQFYYQENFEALEAQGAQLVEINALHERELPEIDALYIGGGFPETSVRELSANISFRESVKNKARAGLPIYAECGGLIYLGEHLEYEGETHPLVGIFPVDFKIEDKPQAHGYTVLKATQVNPFYAVSTEISGHEFRYSRVTRWDGNPEDLVFRVARGVGLAGGREGLVFKNVLALYTHIHAVATPQWAAGLVEKARQCKRLKKNF